GCTCGTTATGGTGGCATAAGCAGAGGCCCGGAGGTTCCATTGCCAATTCCAACACCAAAGAAAGGTGATTGCCCTTCAGATTTCAAGATGTTTTTCACTGGACCAGTTATATTTGGTATATTTTATCTCTAATTTCCTGTCCAGTGTGTACTCATTTTGCTTTGCATCAAATGTTATCCAAATTACATGCAAAATCATTACATTGCTTCTGTATTTTTTATTTAAGGTAATGCAAATGATGTAACAAATATATGGTGTCATGGAAAATCGTTGGAAGGAAATGCATGGTCTTGTTcttattgtggggctgttaaacTTGGTGGGGGTGCAACCCGATTCAAGCAGCATCTAGCAGGACTGGGCCCTGAGTGTTACTCTTGCCTGAGTGCGCCTCATCATGTAGTTGCTGTTTTTCGGAAAGGCATTCCGGAGGGAATTGATAGGAGGAGGAAGGCCAAAGAAGGAAAGAAAAGAGTAGTAGATGAGGTCAACCATCTGAACAATCTAGGTACATCAATACATATTGATTGTGAAGATGAGGACGATGAGATACTACGACAGAGCCTACAGAATTCATTACATGAAGATCATGGGAGAACTAGTGGTGTTAGAGGAACTGTAGGCAGCTCAGGGGGTGTCAAAGGGAGCAGCTCAGGTGGTGTCAAAGACTTCTTTGATGTTGATTTGGCATATAGCAGGACTAGGCCACAGCAGACAATGGAGGTGTGTATTAACAAGACGGAATATGAATCAAGGATTGAGAAGGCTTGGGCCAAATGGTTTCACGCTAATGACATCACTGGGCACAAAGCCAATTGTCCATATTTTGTAGGAGCCGTGAAATTGACTCAAGACCTTGGCAAAGGGGTGCCTGCCCCTAAAGGGATAGATATTGATGGAATTTATTTGAATTCCAACTATGAAGAATTGCAGCAGTATGTGGCCAAGTTCAAAGACGATTGGCCCACCTATGGTGTTACTATCATGTCAGATTCGTGGACCGGCCCTTCTCGGATGAGCATTATAAACTTTATGGTGTTCTCCAACGGGCGTATGTATTTCCACAAATCTGTTAATGCCACTGGACACATGCAAAATTCTAAGTTTGTTTATGAGCACATTAAAGAAGTGATCGAAGAGATAGGGCAGGAACATGTCGTCCAGCTTGTGACCGACAATGGCTCTAACTTCAAGAAAGCATGTCTTGATCTTGTTGTCGATTTCCCACACATCAC
The DNA window shown above is from Triticum urartu cultivar G1812 unplaced genomic scaffold, Tu2.1 TuUngrouped_contig_5786, whole genome shotgun sequence and carries:
- the LOC125529705 gene encoding uncharacterized protein LOC125529705 isoform X4 is translated as MAIVAGVRGAGRASITVGQGRGDVFLHGQPSRSGGKDHGNGSAAIPVDRSSGGGQSTGFTDDINRSGYATRGARYGGISRGPEVPLPIPTPKKGNANDVTNIWCHGKSLEGNAWSCSYCGAVKLGGGATRFKQHLAGLGPECYSCLSAPHHVVAVFRKGIPEGIDRRRKAKEGKKRVVDEVNHLNNLGTSIHIDCEDEDDEILRQSLQNSLHEDHGRTSGVRGTVGSSGGVKGSSSGGVKDFFDVDLAYSRTRPQQTMEVCINKTEYESRIEKAWAKWFHANDITGHKANCPYFVGAVKLTQDLGKGVPAPKGIDIDGIYLNSNYEELQQYVAKFKDDWPTYGVTIMSDSWTGPSRMSIINFMVFSNGRMYFHKSVNATGHMQNSKFVYEHIKEVIEEIGQEHVVQLVTDNGSNFKKACLDLVVDFPHITWQPCAAHTINLMLKEMGCFPEINTVVNSCKRICRFMYNHSTLHAEMQKHIGGELVRPNATRFGTNFMFLESFWDKQEKFKVWMTSPEWKNSSWSSEVDYDYTYDCLTSRKWWDDVKMVLDVIGPIYTILRYADSQKLGSLSGFMKRMMQARHHLSSSFPEESLDQQKYLKVVDKRVEHLYQNTLMVAEVGVGQRKRSRASRMEEEEEEEEEEEEEREEEEEEEDEEANNDVMLPNNNEPLRKSTRKRRKRTLESL